From a region of the Cucumis sativus cultivar 9930 chromosome 6, Cucumber_9930_V3, whole genome shotgun sequence genome:
- the LOC101205038 gene encoding endoribonuclease Dicer homolog 3a isoform X3 has product MNAIVLLEFYHKSDSKPKIFGMTASPVIRKGVSSSVDCECQIADLESILDAQVYAIEDKKEVEIYVPSAKEICIFYEPAMPQTMELKAKIEALWFKFDASLSNSQEAMQGHYKDVDSKLKALKKRLSSDHLKITYCLDELGIMCAYEAIKVLFENVSVPNEESDVYRESFLQYKHFLEEALLVIGESLSLENENVPTLGFDLWKAVELGYISPKLFELLQLFESFGVSRQVLCLIFVERIIAANVIERIVKKVENLSHFTVSYVTGCNASVGALAPKVQKETLELFCHGKLNLLFSTDVVEEGLHVPNCSFVVRFDLPKTVRSYVQSRGRARQNNSQYILLLERGNLKQRALLFDVIRSDRSMTDAAMSRDLDACVLKPFSLMETDCYIVEATGASVTADSSVGLVYQYCKKLPGDKYFSPKPIFQLSYGEGSYECQLTLPPTAALQTIVGPSTRNSNLSKQLVCLEACKKLHQMGALNDHLLPSVEEISESDMGLKSNASTSRAGSTKRKELHGRTAIRALSGTWEEQVEGTTFQAYKFDFSCSVIYEVYSGFVLLIESKLDDDVSNFELELYLLSKMVKASVSFGGEVHLDAEQITKAKCFQELFFNGLFGRLFIGSKTTGKKRDFLLQKDTNPLWISSNMYLLLPVDLPDDSTHDLWKIHWRAIDSCVSVVEFLKKNSSLDAERNYGAGAISDSSPSRNNSTETGSNAASVIHFANCVLDVHSLKDRVVLAIHTGRIYSIVEVVSNTSAESPFDGNSDKGPPDYITFADYFNKRYGISLSFPKQPLLRLKQSHNPHNLLVNFKDEGNTSDKLPSGPAFKRPQMHVHMPPELVLSMDVPKGVLKSSYLLPSLIHRFESLMLASQLRKEINYHSNSLGISSSLILEALTTLGSCENFSLERLELLGDSVLKYAVSCHLFLKFPEKHEGQLSSRRQQVICNATLHALGTKCGLQGYIRDSAFDPRRWVAPGQCTNRPVPCKCGVDTVEVPLHDKFCTEDPKVVLGKCCDKGHRWVVSKTIADCAEALIGAYYVDGGIIAALHVMKWLGIDVNLDVALVVDAITSASLRSCPLGDTEIATLESKIGYDFAVKGLLLEAVTHTSDQEIGVNYCYQRLEFLGDSVLDLLITWHYYQNYSDIDPGELTDLRSASVNNENFAQVAVRRNLQQHLQHCSGLLMSQITEYVKYLSESQDTGKPLHGNKGPKVLGDMVESIAGAILIDTKLNLDEVWKIYKPLLTPFVTPDKLELPPLRELIELCDSLGYFIKDKCTRKGETFHAELRLQLQDSLLIGEGYERTRKAARGEAAHRLLAQLETRGISYSRSGSKKRKQNPSHDESAMVLPSSVNCSTDACDPNVETPVIGPINLKKGGPRSTLFELCKKLQWPMPTFNTVENKSRVQIEIGEGLEKRKGFNSFLSNITLQIPNAGYVECEGEARADKKSSFDSASLVMLQELQQQGRVIINDS; this is encoded by the exons ATGAATGCCATCGTGCTACTG GAATTTTATCACAAATCTGACAGCAAACCAAAGATTTTTGGAATGACTGCCTCACCTGTTATTAGGAAAG GTGTTTCCTCTTCCGTTGATTGTGAATGCCAAATAGCAGACCTCGAAAGTATCTTAGATGCTCAG GTTTATGCTATTGAAGATAAGAAAGAAGTGGAAATATATGTTCCTTCCGCAAAGgaaatttgcatattttatgaACCGGCTATGCCTCAAACTATGGAGTTGAAGGCAAAGATAGAAGCTCTGTGGTTCAAG TTTGATGCATCGTTGTCAAACTCACAAGAAGCAATGCAAGGTCACTATAAAGATGTAGACAGTAAGCTTAAGGCACTGAAAAAACGACTGTCTAGTGATCATTTAAAGATCACTTATTGCCTTGATGAACTTGGTATTATGTGTGCTTATGAG GCAATTAAAGTTTTATTCGAGAATGTCAGTGTTCCGAATGAGGAATCTGATGTTTATAGAGAAAGTTTTTTgcaatataaacattttcttGAGGAAGCATTACTAGTAATTGGGGAATCACTTTCACTTG aaaatgaaaatgtaccAACTTTGGGTTTTGACTTATGGAAAGCTGTAGAATTGGGCTACATTTCTCCTAAATTGTTTGAACTTCTCCAACTCTTTGAATCGTTTGG AGTATCTAGGCAGGTGCTCTGTCTcatatttgttgaaagaatAATTGCTGCTAATGTGATCGAAAGAATTGTGAAAAAGGTAGAAAATTTATCTCATTTTACGGTGTCATATGTGACGGGATGTAATGCATCAGTTGGTGCACTTGCACCAAAAGTCCAGAAGGAGACACTGGAGTTGTTTTGTCATGGCAAG CTCAATCTATTATTTTCCACTGATGTAGTTGAGGAGGGACTTCATGTACCAAATTGCTCATTTGTGGTACGGTTTGACCTTCCTAAGACTGTTCGCAGTTATGTACAATCTCGAGGTCGTGCTCGGCAGAACAACTcccaatatattttgttgctGGAGAG GGGAAATCTGAAGCAAAGAGCCTTGCTATTTGATGTCATAAGAAGTGACCGATCAATGACTGATGCAGCTATGAGTAGAGACCTTGATGCATGCGTTTTGAAACCTTTTTCACTTATGGAGACAGATTGTTACATTGTGGAGGCAACTGGGGCATCGGTTACTGCAGATTCTAGTGTTGGTCTCGTATATCAATACTGTAAAAAGCTCCCTGGTGATAA ATATTTCAGTCCAAAACCAATCTTTCAACTCTCATATGGTGAAGGATCCTACGAGTGTCAGCTAACTTTACCTCCTACAGCAGCTCTTCAAACCATAGTTGGTCCTTCAACTAGAAATTCTAATTTGTCTAAGCAGCTTGTGTGCCTGGAGGCTTGTAAGAAGCTACATCAAATGGGTGCACTTAATGACCATCTTCTCCCCTCTGTTGAAGAGATATCAGAATCTGACATGGGTCTGAAAAGCAATGCATCCACGTCTAGAGCAG gatcaacaaaaagaaaggaacTGCACGGCAGAACTGCGATCAGAGCTTTATCTGGGACTTGGGAAGAACAAGTTGAAGGGACCACTTTTCAGGCTTATAAATTTGACTTCTCCTGTAGTGTTATATATGAGGTTTATTCTGGATTTGTGCTTCTGATAGAATCAAAACTTGATGATGATGTGAGCAATTTTgaacttgaactttatttaCTCTCAAAGATGGTTAAAGCTTCTGTGTCCTTTGGCGGGGAGGTTCATTTGGATGCTGAACAG ATAACGAAAGCAAAGTGCTTTCAAGAGCTTTTCTTCAACGGACTGTTTGGGAGACTGTTTATTGGGTCAAAAACAACTGGAAAAAAGAGGGATTTTTTACTTCAGAAAGATACAAATCCTCTTTGGATTTCATCAAACATGTATCTGCTTCTACCAGTGGATTTGCCGGATGATTCAACTCATGATTTATGGAAAATACATTGGAGAGCAATTGATTCCTGTGTTTCTGTGGTTgagtttttgaagaaaaattcatCTTTGGATGCTGAAAGAAATTATGGTGCTGGTGCCATATCAGATTCATCGCCTTCTAGAAACAATTCTACTGAAACTGGAAGCAACGCTGCAAGTGTAATTCACTTTGCAAACTGTGTTCTAGATGTTCATTCTTTAAAGGACAGGGTGGTATTGGCTATTCATACTGGAAGAATCTACTCAATCGTTGAAGTTGTGAGTAACACATCTGCTGAGAGCCCTTTCGATGGGAATAGTGACAAAGGACCACCTGACTACATTACCTTTGCGGACTACTTCAACAAAAG GTATGGGATTTCGCTGAGTTTTCCAAAACAGCCACTATTGCGGTTAAAGCAAAGTCATAATCCTCACAATCTACTTGTCAACTTTAAGGATGAAG GTAATACTAGCGATAAGTTGCCATCTGGCCCTGCATTCAAAAGGCCACAAATGCATGTCCATATGCCTCCTGAGCTTGTGCTTAGCATGGATGTCCCAAAGGGGGTTTTGAAGTCTTCATACTTGCTACCATCTTTGATACACCGTTTTGAATCTTTAATGTTAGCCAGCCAACTTAGGAAGGAGATTAATTATCATTCGAACAGCCTTGGTATATCAAGCTCTTTG ATTTTGGAAGCACTTACAACCCTTGGAAGTTGTGAGAATTTTTCCTTAGAGAGGTTGGAATTGCTTGGTGATTCAGTATTGAAGTATGCTGTGAGCTGCCACCTCTTTCTCAAGTTCCCTGAAAAACATGAAGGGCAGTTGTCATCTAGGCGCCAACAGGTTATCTGTAATGCAACCTTACATGCATTGGGAACAAAGTGCGGGTTACAG GGATACATACGTGATTCTGCATTCGATCCACGTCGGTGGGTGGCACCAGGGCAATGTACTAATCGTCCTGTTCCTTGTAAATGTGGAGTGGATACAGTAGAAGTTCCTTTGCATGACAAGTTCTGCACTGAAGATCCAAAAGTTGTTTTGGGCAAGTGCTGTGATAAGGGACACAGGTGGGTGGTTTCAAAAACTATAGCCGACTGTGCTGAAGCTCTCATAGGGGCTTATTATGTTGATGGTGGAATCATTGCCGCACTCCATGTGATGAAGTGGCTTGGAATTGATGTTAATCTTGACGTAGCATTAGTTGTTGATGCAATTACTTCTGCATCTCTGAGATCCTGCCCTTTGGGAGATACTGAGATTGCAACCTTAGAGTCAAAAATTGGATATGATTTTGCTGTCAAAGGACTATTGCTGGAGGCTGTAACACACACGTCTGATCAAGAAATTGGTGTTAATTACTGTTACCAG AGACTAGAGTTTCTTGGGGACTCAGTGTTAGACTTGCTCATTACATGGCATTATTATCAGAACTACTCAGATATTGACCCAGGGGAGTTGACTGATTTGCGCTCTGCTTCtgttaataatgaaaattttgctcAAGTGGCTGTGAGACGGAATCTTCAGCAACATCTTCAACATTGTTCTGGGCTTCTGATGAGTCAAATTACTGAATATGTGAAGTATTTGTCCGAGTCTCAGGATACTGGGAAGCCACTGCATGGTAATAAAGGCCCCAAG GTTCTTGGTGATATGGTGGAAAGTATTGCAGGTGCCATACTGATTGACACAAAGCTTAATCTCGACGAAGTGTGGAAAATATATAAGCCACTTCTGACTCCATTTGTGACACCTGATAAACTTGAGCTTCCACCACTGCGAGAACTAATTGAATTATGTGATTCTCTTGGGTATTTCATCAAAGATAAATGTACTAGGAAGGGGGAAACTTTTCATGCAGAACTTAGATTACAGTTGCAAGATTCCCTATTGATAGGTGAAGGATATGAACGAACTAGAAAAGCTGCCAGAGGGGAAGCTGCTCATCGCTTGTTAGCTCAACTTGAG ACTAGAGGAATTTCTTACTCTCGTTCGGGCTctaagaagagaaaacaaaatcccAGTCACGATG AGTCTGCTATGGTTCTTCCGTCATCTGTCAACTGTTCTACAGATGCCTGTGATCCCAACGTGGAGACCCCTG TTATTGGACCAATCAACTTAAAGAAAGGAGGACCACGGAGTACTCTGTTTGAACTATGCAAGAAACTGCAGTGGCCAATGCCAACTTTCAATACGGTAGAAAATAAATCAAG GGTCCAAATCGAAATTGGTGAAGgcttagagaaaagaaaagggtttaACAgttttttgtcaaatattaCTTTGCAAATTCCAAATGCTGGCTATGTTGAATGTGAAGGTGAAGCTCGAGCTGATAAGAAGAGCTCGTTTGACTCTGCGTCCCTCGTCATGCTTCAAGAACTTCAACAACAAGGACGAGTCATTATTAACGACTCATGA